In Microbacterium lushaniae, the following are encoded in one genomic region:
- the paaZ gene encoding phenylacetic acid degradation bifunctional protein PaaZ, translating into MSMILPSYLQDAWWTPDDASGATTVHDASTGEAVASVSARGADLAAALAHARTVGQASLGPLTFHQRAMLLKQFALALGERKEELYELSRHSGSTLRDSLSDIDGGIGVLFTYSSKARRELPNAQVYLDGPVEPLSKDGSFLGRHVYTRLPGAAVQINAFNFPTWGALEKFAPAFLAGMPSVIKPATPTAYVAEAWVRILVDTGLLPPGSLQLVSGSVPDLLDHLELGDIVGFTGSASTADRLRRHDNVQSGRVRFTSETDSINASVLGPDATAGTPEFDAYIKQLMVELTTKAGQKCTAIRRAIVPADAVADVIGALKAKIDERVVVGDPHAESVTMGPVVSRAQRDEVLRQVEVLRDAGGELLLGSTDAPEVVRADGTVGRADQGAFLSPMVIGFADATTPAAHEIEAFGPVATVLPYRTVAEAADLVTRGGGSLVTSVATHDDDVALELMSRIGAYNGRVLFLNRDNARTSTGHGSPVPHLVHGGPGRAGGGEELGGIRAVLHHMQRTAVQGSPETLTALTGVWHTGAASAAGGRHPFRKALSELRIGDQVASASRTVTLDDIETFARFTGDTFYAHMDEASAAANPFFPGRVAHGYLLVSWAAGLFVDPEPGPVLANYGLENLRFVTPVSPGDEIRVVLTAKQITPRETDDYGEVRWDAVIRNQDDELVASYDVLTLVAKTDDHRTDAGAVREEVAAR; encoded by the coding sequence ATGAGCATGATCCTGCCCAGCTATCTGCAGGACGCGTGGTGGACACCCGACGACGCCTCCGGCGCCACGACGGTGCACGACGCCTCCACGGGGGAGGCGGTCGCGTCCGTGAGCGCGCGCGGCGCCGACCTGGCCGCCGCGCTCGCCCACGCACGCACGGTGGGGCAGGCGAGCCTGGGCCCGCTGACCTTCCACCAGCGCGCGATGCTGCTCAAGCAGTTCGCGCTGGCCCTGGGGGAGCGCAAGGAGGAGCTGTACGAGCTGTCCCGCCACTCCGGTTCGACCCTCCGGGACTCCCTGAGCGACATCGACGGCGGCATCGGCGTGCTCTTCACCTATTCCTCCAAAGCGCGCCGCGAACTGCCCAACGCCCAGGTCTACCTCGACGGCCCGGTCGAACCGCTGTCGAAGGACGGCTCCTTCCTCGGCCGCCACGTGTACACGCGCCTTCCCGGCGCCGCGGTGCAGATCAACGCCTTCAACTTCCCCACGTGGGGCGCGCTGGAGAAGTTCGCGCCGGCGTTCCTGGCCGGGATGCCCTCCGTGATCAAGCCCGCGACGCCCACGGCATACGTCGCGGAGGCATGGGTGCGCATCCTCGTCGACACCGGCCTCCTCCCGCCCGGGTCGCTGCAGCTGGTCAGCGGCAGCGTGCCCGACCTGCTGGACCACCTCGAACTCGGCGACATCGTCGGCTTCACCGGCAGCGCCTCCACGGCCGACCGGCTGCGCCGGCACGACAACGTGCAGTCCGGTCGCGTGCGGTTCACGAGTGAGACCGACTCCATCAACGCGTCGGTGCTGGGCCCCGACGCCACGGCGGGAACGCCCGAGTTCGACGCGTACATCAAGCAGCTGATGGTGGAGTTGACGACCAAGGCGGGTCAGAAGTGCACCGCGATCCGACGCGCGATCGTGCCGGCGGATGCGGTGGCCGACGTCATCGGGGCGCTCAAGGCGAAGATCGACGAGCGCGTCGTGGTCGGCGACCCGCACGCCGAATCGGTCACGATGGGGCCCGTGGTCTCCCGCGCGCAGCGCGACGAGGTGCTCCGTCAGGTGGAGGTGCTCCGCGACGCCGGCGGAGAACTGCTGCTGGGTTCGACGGACGCGCCGGAGGTCGTGCGCGCCGACGGCACCGTCGGTCGTGCGGATCAGGGTGCCTTCCTCTCCCCGATGGTCATCGGTTTCGCCGATGCAACCACCCCCGCCGCGCACGAGATCGAGGCGTTCGGGCCCGTGGCCACGGTGCTTCCCTACCGCACGGTGGCCGAGGCCGCCGACCTCGTCACGCGCGGCGGCGGATCGCTCGTCACGAGCGTCGCGACCCACGACGACGACGTGGCGCTGGAGCTCATGAGCCGGATCGGTGCGTACAACGGCCGCGTCCTCTTCCTCAACCGGGACAACGCGCGCACCTCCACCGGCCACGGGTCGCCCGTGCCGCACCTCGTCCACGGCGGACCGGGGCGGGCCGGCGGCGGGGAGGAGCTCGGCGGGATCCGCGCCGTGCTGCACCACATGCAGCGCACGGCGGTGCAGGGGTCGCCGGAGACGCTGACCGCGCTCACGGGCGTGTGGCACACCGGCGCCGCATCCGCCGCCGGTGGCCGTCACCCCTTCCGCAAGGCGCTGAGCGAACTGCGGATCGGCGACCAGGTCGCGTCGGCCTCGCGCACCGTGACCCTGGACGACATCGAGACCTTCGCCCGCTTCACCGGTGACACGTTCTACGCGCACATGGACGAGGCCTCCGCCGCGGCCAATCCCTTCTTCCCCGGGCGCGTGGCCCACGGCTACCTCCTGGTGTCGTGGGCGGCGGGATTGTTCGTGGATCCCGAACCCGGTCCCGTGCTCGCCAACTACGGCCTGGAGAACCTGCGTTTCGTCACGCCGGTGTCACCCGGTGACGAGATCCGCGTCGTCCTCACGGCCAAGCAGATCACGCCCCGCGAGACGGACGACTACGGCGAAGTCCGCTGGGATGCGGTCATCCGCAACCAGGACGACGAGCTGGTGGCCTCCTACGACGTCCTGACCCTGGTCGCCAAGACGGACGACCACCGCACGGATGCGGGGGCCGTGCGCGAGGAGGTGGCGGCCCGATGA
- the paaI gene encoding hydroxyphenylacetyl-CoA thioesterase PaaI, with amino-acid sequence MSDTTLRAMMQNDRASASLGMVVERDEPGIAVVSMRVREDMTNGFAITHGGFVFALADTAFAIACNEDERVTVAAGADITFLKSTTAGQTLTATAVRRTVSGRTGIYDVSVTDETGDTVAEFRGRSLTTNRPV; translated from the coding sequence ATGAGCGACACGACGCTGCGCGCCATGATGCAGAACGACCGGGCATCGGCGTCGCTGGGAATGGTCGTCGAACGCGACGAGCCGGGCATCGCGGTGGTGAGCATGCGGGTGCGCGAAGACATGACCAACGGATTCGCGATCACCCACGGCGGATTCGTGTTCGCCCTCGCCGACACCGCGTTCGCGATCGCGTGCAATGAGGACGAGCGGGTGACCGTCGCCGCCGGCGCCGACATCACGTTCCTGAAGTCCACCACCGCCGGGCAGACCCTCACCGCCACCGCGGTGCGGCGCACCGTCAGCGGTCGCACGGGCATCTACGACGTCTCCGTCACGGATGAGACCGGCGACACCGTCGCGGAGTTCCGCGGCCGCTCGCTCACCACCAACCGACCCGTGTGA
- the paaK gene encoding phenylacetate--CoA ligase PaaK codes for MPKTTTPEIRSDAALGHTAAEVLTRPELEALQLERLRWTVRHAYENVPLYRRKFHEVDVTPDDIRTLADVRRLPFTSKDDLRETYPFGMFAVPMTQVRRIHASSGTTGRPTVVGYTEADLDRWADCVARSLRAAGIAPGMKVHNAYGYGLFTGGLGAHGGIEKLGATVIPMSGGQTARQVQLIRDFEPDAILCTPSYLLTIADAMADAGIDPTTTSLKVAVLGAEPWTNEMRAEIQRRLNIDAVDIYGLSEVMGPGVASESVLTKDGPHVWEDHFLPETIDSRTGEPMPDGELGELVFTSLTKEAFPVIRYRTRDLTRLLPGTAYPAMRRIEKITGRNDDMIILRGVNLFPTQIEELVMGIETLTPHFILELSRAGRMDVMTVRIERHPDLDRETCEAAAAVLAQRIKVHIGTSVDVRVEEPGTLPRSEGKYKRVYDNR; via the coding sequence ATGCCCAAGACGACGACACCCGAGATCCGCTCCGACGCGGCGCTCGGCCACACGGCCGCGGAGGTCCTCACCCGCCCCGAGCTCGAGGCGCTGCAGCTGGAGCGGCTGCGCTGGACGGTCCGGCACGCGTACGAGAACGTGCCGCTGTACCGCCGGAAGTTCCACGAGGTCGACGTGACACCCGACGACATCCGCACCCTCGCCGATGTCCGGCGGCTGCCGTTCACGTCGAAGGACGACCTGCGGGAGACCTACCCGTTCGGGATGTTCGCCGTCCCCATGACGCAGGTGCGCCGCATCCACGCCTCCTCCGGCACCACCGGGCGCCCCACCGTCGTGGGCTACACCGAGGCAGACCTTGACCGGTGGGCGGACTGCGTCGCCCGCTCGCTTCGGGCAGCCGGCATCGCGCCGGGGATGAAGGTGCACAACGCGTACGGGTACGGCCTGTTCACCGGGGGCCTGGGCGCCCACGGAGGGATCGAGAAGCTCGGTGCCACCGTCATCCCCATGTCGGGCGGGCAGACCGCACGGCAGGTTCAGCTCATCCGCGACTTCGAACCCGACGCGATCCTGTGCACGCCGAGCTATCTGCTCACCATCGCCGACGCCATGGCGGACGCCGGCATCGATCCGACGACCACTTCTCTCAAGGTCGCCGTCCTGGGTGCGGAGCCGTGGACGAACGAGATGCGAGCGGAGATCCAGCGGCGCCTGAACATCGACGCCGTCGACATCTACGGCCTCAGCGAGGTCATGGGTCCCGGCGTGGCCAGTGAGAGCGTGCTGACCAAGGACGGTCCGCACGTGTGGGAGGACCATTTCCTCCCCGAGACCATCGATTCCCGGACGGGAGAGCCGATGCCGGACGGGGAGCTGGGGGAACTCGTGTTCACGTCGCTGACGAAGGAGGCCTTCCCGGTCATCCGCTACCGCACGCGAGACCTCACGCGACTGCTCCCGGGCACCGCGTACCCGGCGATGCGCCGCATCGAGAAGATCACCGGACGCAACGACGACATGATCATCCTGCGCGGCGTGAACCTCTTCCCCACCCAGATCGAGGAGCTCGTGATGGGGATCGAGACGCTCACCCCCCACTTCATCCTCGAGCTGAGCCGCGCGGGTCGCATGGACGTCATGACCGTGCGCATCGAGCGCCACCCCGACCTCGACCGGGAGACGTGCGAGGCGGCCGCCGCGGTTCTCGCCCAGCGGATCAAGGTGCACATCGGCACGTCGGTCGACGTGCGGGTGGAGGAGCCGGGCACCCTCCCGCGCAGCGAGGGCAAGTACAAGCGGGTCTACGACAACAGGTGA